From a single Equus asinus isolate D_3611 breed Donkey chromosome 2, EquAss-T2T_v2, whole genome shotgun sequence genomic region:
- the FAM98B gene encoding protein FAM98B has translation MRGPEPGPEPTMEGDVLDTLEALGYKGPLLEEQALTKAAEGGLSSPEFSELCVWLGSQIKSLCDLEESITSAGRDDLESFQLEISGFLKEMACPYSVLISGDIKDRLKKKDDCLKLLLFLSTELQALQILQNKKCKNSQLDKNSEIYQEVQAICDTLGVPKSTTSDIPLMLNQVESKVKDILSKVQKNHVGKPLLKIDLTLEQAKQLERINDALSCEYECRRRMLIKRLDVTVQSFGWSDRAKVKTDDIARIYQPKRYALSPKTTITLAHLLAAREDLSKIIRTSSGSSREKTACAINKVLMGRVPDRGGRPNEIEPPPPEMPPWQKRQEGGGRGGWGGGGGGGGRGGGGGGRGGWGGGGGWGGGGGGGGGWGGSGGGGGRGGFQGRGDYGGRGDYGGRGGGYGGRGGYGGRGYGDPYGGGGGGYRRY, from the exons GTACAAGGGACCACTGTTAGAAGAGCAAGCCCTTACCAAGGCAGCGGAGGGTGGACTGTCTTCGCCTGAATTTTCAGAGCTCTGTGTTTGGTTAGGCTCTCAGATAAAATCATTGTGCGACTTGGAAGAAAGTATCACTTCAGCTG ggagAGATGATCTAGAAAGCTTCCAGCTTGAGATaagtggttttttaaaagaaatggcaTGTCCATATTCCGTACTCATATCAGGAGATATTAAAGACCGTTTAAAAAAGAAGGACGACTGTTTGAAACTTCTGT tatttTTAAGTACAGAACTTCAAGCTTTACAGATATTACAGAAcaagaaatgtaaaaattctcaattagataaaaatagtgaaatataTCAGGAAGTTCAAGCTATCTGTGATACCCTTGGTGTACCCAAGTCAACGACTTCTGACATTCCGCTTATGCTAAACCAAGTGGAATCAAAG gTGAAAGATATTCTCTCAAAAGTCCAGAAAAATCATGTGGGAAAACCACTGCTGAAAATTGATTTGACTCTGGAACAGGCG AAACAATTGGAAAGAATCAACGATGCTCTTTCCTGTGAATATGAGTGCCGCCGGCGGATGTTGATAAAACGATTAGATGTGACAGTGCAGTCTTTTGGATGGTCTGATAGAGCAAAG GTAAAAACAGACGACATAGCAAGAATTTACCAGCCTAAGCGTTATGCTTTGTCACCGAAGACGACAATTACATTGGCACATCTACTTGCTGCTCGTGAAGATCTGTCCAAGATCATTAGGACAAGTAGTGGCTCCAGCCGGGAGAAGACGGCATGTGCCATTAATAAG GTGCTGATGGGAAGGGTGCCCGACAGGGGAGGACGACCAAATGAAATTGAACCACCACCCCCGGAAATGCCCCCTTGGCAAAAGAGACAAGAAGGCGGTGGACGGGGTGGTTGGGgcggtggaggtggaggtggtggtagaggaggtggtgggggtggaagaggtggctggggaggtggagggggttggggaggtggtgggggagggggtggagggtggggaggaagtgggggaggtGGTGGTAGAGGAGGTTTCCAAGGCAGGGGAGATTATGGTGGGAGGGGAGATTATGGTGGAAGAGGAGGGGGCTATGGTGGAAGAGGGGGCTATGGTGGAAGAGGGTACGGAGATCCATatggaggaggtggtggtggatATAGAAGatattaa